The following is a genomic window from Bordetella sp. H567.
CTCCCGGTAGAGGTTGCCGCGTTTCACCCTGCGACGCCACGCCCCGTGACCGGAGCGCGCGACACGGAAGTGGCCGTGCCTGTGCGCGGTTTGACCGCGCCCGCTTCGCAGACTCGTCTCTGTGGCCCTGTTCCTCAGGCGCGCCGCGGTTGCCCGCCGCGCGCCCGGACGGCCGTTAGCCGCTACCGCGCCCTGTGGAGTCCGGACCTTCCTCGATGCATGCGCACCGCGATTGCCCGACCCGTCTTGCCCGGCTATTTTAGACCAAGCCGGAACCCGTCGCCTTCCCGCGGCGCGACAGCACGGAAGCAGGCAAAAAAAAGACGCCCGGAGGGACGAGCGCCTTTTCGCGGGAGAGCGGGCTCAGGTCAGAGAGGTATCCAGCACTTCGCTCAAGTCGCCTTGGTCCGCCCCGGTGTTTTGCTTCAGCGCATCGCGGCGCCTGGTCAGGCCGGGCAGTTCCGGCAGCGACCAGCGGCGCGTGATGAAGCGCAGGATGGAAGTCGTATCGAGCATCGTGTGATCGACATAGCCCTTGCGGACCGTCGGGCCGGCCAGGATGGTCGGAACGCGCGATCCCGGACCGAAGCGGTCACCCTTGGGCGGCGCGATGTGATCCCAGAGGCCGCCGTTTTCGTCATACGTGATGACGACAAGCATGTGGCCCCATTGCGGGCTCTTTTCCAGTTCGGCGACGATGTTGGCGATGGCCTGGTCGCCGCGCAGCACGTCGGCATAGCCGTTGTGCTCGTTCAGGTTGCCCACCGGCTTGTAGAACGACACGGGCGGCAGCTTGCCGGCGCGGATATCGGCGATGAAGCTCTCGCCGTTGACGCCGGCATCCTTCAGGTGCTCGTTGCGCTGGGCGACGCCGTCCGGCGTGGTCGGATCGAAGCGCTTGAAGTAATTGAAGGGCTGGTGATGGAACTGGAAGTTGACGAAGGGTTGGCCATTGGCCTGCAGGGCGGTACCCGTGTAGTCGGAACCCACCCAACCCGAGGGACTCGTCGAGCGCGCCGTCTGGAAGGCCCAACCGCCGCTATACCAGGCCCACTCGACGCCCTTCTGGCTCAAATAATCGCCGATGTTGTCCTGCGTTTGCGGCGGCACGGTGGTGGCATTGGCGGGATCGGCCAGCAGGCCGGCCGCTACGCCCTGCGCGTTCGGCGCCGGCTTGTTGCCGCTGGGCTGGTAGGCCGGCTGCATCGTGTTGATGCCAAAGGCGTCCGGCGTGATCGTGGCGCTGCTGGTCATGAAGATGGACGTGGCTGGCCCGCTCAGCGCGGAATCGGCACCGGCGGCCGCCGGATTCACCGCCAGGTGCGAACCCTGCGGGCCATCGGACAGCGTGGCGACCTTGCTCTTGTTGTTGTCGTTGATGGGTACGACGGGCGGCGCCGCCGCGATCAGGTATTGGTGGTTCAGGAACGAGCCACCGAAAGCGCCCATGAAGAAATGGTCGGCCATCGTGTACTTCTGCGCGACCTTCCACAGGGGCAGCGTATTGGCATTGCCCGTGAAATGCCCCATGACCAGACCGCCGGCGGTATCGGCCCAGGCAACGAACTGGTCGTTCTTGCCGCCGTCGATCTGCATCTGGTTCTGATAGAAGTTGTGCCACAGGTCGGCGTTCACCGCCTTCAGATCCACCCCGGGATAGGTCTCATTGATGGAGAACGGTTTGTTGGCCATCCCCTGCGTTTGCGAGGTCGTGACCACGGGCACGGCGGGATCGAACTGCGCTTTGGCGTTGGTCAGGCCGGCCCATACCGGCGGCAGGGCCGCAAGCACGGTCTTGCCGTCGCGGTCCACCTGGGGCGCGTAGCTTGCCGTGGCAAGCGGGCTGTCCACGCCCGGGTAATCGCTGTACAGGTTATCGAAACTTCGGTTCTCCGGGTAGATCACCACGACGGTCTGGATGTTTTCCACCGCGCGGTCCTCCGCTCGAGCGAAGCTATCGGAAGGCGTGGTGTCCCCTCCGTCGCCGCCACAGGCGGCCAGCGAACCCAGGACCGCTATCGCAGCCAGCGGCCGCAGCGAAAAAGCGCACATCGTGCGGAGAGTCGGTTTCATACCCGGCAAATTCCCTTTGAGCAATGACTTGAGAAAAGTGCCGCCATGGTCGGTCACCAGCATGTGAACCTCATGAAGATTCGCTGACCCCGAACTGAACATGGCCGCCGCGGATTCAGCGAACGGTCAGCCCACATACCGGGCGCTGAAATATTGCGCTGCTAGGCTCGCCGCAGTTTTTCCGTCATGCATCCCGAGCCCTCATGTCCCGCGTACGCCTTGCCTTCACGCCAACACGCCTGCTTGTTTCACTCGCGGCGGTCCTGCTGTCGATAGGCGCCATGGGCATATCCGCCGCGACACGGGATAGGGATGGCACGGCCGATAGCGCAGCGCCGCACGCCACCTACTACCCACCGCCGCCGGCCGCCTACGACCGGGTCTATGCGCGGCAAAGAGCGTCCGATCTTGCGGCCCTGGGCCAGGTCCTGTTCATGGACCCGCGGCTGTCGGCATCGGGGCGGCAATCCTGCGCCAGCTGCCACAGTCCCCAGAACCACTTCGGTCCGCCGAACGATCTGTCCGTGCAGCCGGGCGGCGCCGAGATGACGCAGTCCGGCGTGCGCGCCGTACCGTCCCTGATGTATCTGCAACAGGTGCCGCCTTTTAACGAACACTTCGTCGACAGCGAGGAAGAAGGCGACAACAGCACCGATGCCGGCCCTACCGGAGGATTGACCTGGGACGGACGCGTGAACCGCGCCGACGCGCAAGCCCGCATTCCCTTGCTGGACCCGCGCGAGATGGGCAACAAGGATCCGGCCGCCATCGTCGCCCGTGTTCAGGCCGCGCCGTACGCCGACACCGTGCGCCGCCTGTACGGCAGCCAGGTCTTCGACAATACGGACAAGGCCTTCGCGGCCATTTCACAAGCGCTCGCGTATTACCAGGACACGCCGTCGCTGTTCTTCCCTTACAGCAGCAAGTACGACGCGGTG
Proteins encoded in this region:
- the acpA gene encoding acid phosphatase; the encoded protein is MKPTLRTMCAFSLRPLAAIAVLGSLAACGGDGGDTTPSDSFARAEDRAVENIQTVVVIYPENRSFDNLYSDYPGVDSPLATASYAPQVDRDGKTVLAALPPVWAGLTNAKAQFDPAVPVVTTSQTQGMANKPFSINETYPGVDLKAVNADLWHNFYQNQMQIDGGKNDQFVAWADTAGGLVMGHFTGNANTLPLWKVAQKYTMADHFFMGAFGGSFLNHQYLIAAAPPVVPINDNNKSKVATLSDGPQGSHLAVNPAAAGADSALSGPATSIFMTSSATITPDAFGINTMQPAYQPSGNKPAPNAQGVAAGLLADPANATTVPPQTQDNIGDYLSQKGVEWAWYSGGWAFQTARSTSPSGWVGSDYTGTALQANGQPFVNFQFHHQPFNYFKRFDPTTPDGVAQRNEHLKDAGVNGESFIADIRAGKLPPVSFYKPVGNLNEHNGYADVLRGDQAIANIVAELEKSPQWGHMLVVITYDENGGLWDHIAPPKGDRFGPGSRVPTILAGPTVRKGYVDHTMLDTTSILRFITRRWSLPELPGLTRRRDALKQNTGADQGDLSEVLDTSLT
- a CDS encoding cytochrome-c peroxidase, coding for MSRVRLAFTPTRLLVSLAAVLLSIGAMGISAATRDRDGTADSAAPHATYYPPPPAAYDRVYARQRASDLAALGQVLFMDPRLSASGRQSCASCHSPQNHFGPPNDLSVQPGGAEMTQSGVRAVPSLMYLQQVPPFNEHFVDSEEEGDNSTDAGPTGGLTWDGRVNRADAQARIPLLDPREMGNKDPAAIVARVQAAPYADTVRRLYGSQVFDNTDKAFAAISQALAYYQDTPSLFFPYSSKYDAVAMGRASFTRQEADGLRLFAAEDKGNCASCHRFSVPGTLPIFNDYGHIALGVPRNPAIAANSDPAYFDLGLCGPYRKDLEDHPEYCGLFRSPTLRNVATRKAFFHNGVFHTLRDVVEFYATRDVQPERWYPRRADGTVEKFDDLPARYRDNVNMDPPFGGKPGDKPALTPREIDDVVAFLGTLTDGYFDPRAAPAAAATQVPAADAAPSSADARPHASAAIPDRTPAARP